One genomic segment of Pseudomonadota bacterium includes these proteins:
- a CDS encoding farnesyl diphosphate synthase — translation MKTGAEAKPPAPQNFLAARVPVYQQRIEGVLARALDIDGGATPRLLEAMRYSTLAGGKRVRPVLVYATGEALGASLELLDSAAAAVELIHVYSLVHDDLPAMDDDDLRRGRPTCHRAFDEATAILTGDALQARAFEVLTQAPAQIAAAARLEMLRVLADAIGTRGMAGGQAIDLEAVKQPMDETALERMHRQKTGALIQASVLLGAISAGCQDVPQRTALAEFGAEIGLAFQIQDDILDVEGTTATLGKRAGADADLIKPTYPSVLGLETARARAQSRRDRAVAALEPLGERFAPLREFAHFLVARVS, via the coding sequence ATGAAGACGGGCGCTGAGGCGAAGCCGCCCGCGCCGCAAAACTTTCTCGCCGCGCGGGTCCCTGTCTACCAACAACGCATCGAAGGCGTTCTAGCGCGCGCGCTCGACATCGATGGCGGGGCGACGCCGCGGCTGCTCGAAGCGATGCGTTACAGCACGCTGGCCGGCGGCAAACGGGTTCGCCCGGTGCTGGTGTACGCCACCGGTGAAGCGCTCGGCGCCTCGCTGGAATTGCTCGACAGCGCCGCCGCGGCGGTCGAATTGATCCACGTCTACAGCCTGGTGCACGACGATCTGCCGGCGATGGACGACGACGATCTGCGCCGCGGACGCCCGACCTGCCATCGCGCGTTCGACGAAGCCACGGCCATCCTCACCGGCGACGCGCTGCAGGCGCGCGCCTTCGAAGTCCTGACGCAGGCTCCGGCGCAGATTGCCGCCGCAGCACGCCTGGAAATGCTGCGCGTGTTGGCCGACGCGATCGGCACCCGCGGCATGGCCGGCGGCCAGGCGATCGACCTGGAAGCCGTCAAACAGCCGATGGACGAAACCGCACTCGAACGCATGCATCGGCAAAAGACCGGCGCCCTCATCCAGGCGAGCGTATTGCTCGGCGCCATTTCCGCCGGATGCCAGGACGTACCGCAACGCACTGCGCTGGCGGAATTCGGCGCGGAGATCGGCCTCGCGTTCCAGATCCAGGATGACATCCTCGACGTCGAAGGCACGACCGCGACGCTCGGCAAACGCGCCGGTGCGGATGCGGACCTCATCAAACCGACCTATCCGTCCGTGCTCGGTCTCGAGACCGCGCGCGCGCGCGCGCAATCGCGCCGCGATCGCGCCGTTGCGGCGCTCGAACCGCTGGGCGAACGCTTCGCGCCGTTGCGCGAGTTTGCGCATTTTCTCGTGGCGCGCGTCAGCTGA
- a CDS encoding rubrerythrin family protein yields MNLKGSKTEKNLKDAFAGESQANRRYLYFAAKADVEGYNDVSTVFRSTAEGETGHAHGHLEYLESVGDPATGLPIGETKMNLKAAIAGETHEYSDMYPGMAKAAREEGFSEIADWFETLAKAERSHANRFQKALDSI; encoded by the coding sequence GTGAACCTGAAAGGCAGCAAGACGGAAAAGAATCTGAAGGACGCATTCGCCGGCGAGTCGCAGGCGAATCGCCGTTACCTGTATTTCGCAGCCAAGGCGGACGTCGAAGGTTACAACGACGTTTCCACCGTGTTCCGATCGACCGCGGAAGGTGAGACCGGCCACGCGCATGGTCACCTCGAATATCTGGAGTCGGTGGGGGATCCGGCCACGGGTCTGCCGATCGGCGAAACCAAGATGAATCTCAAGGCGGCGATCGCCGGCGAGACGCACGAGTACAGCGACATGTACCCCGGCATGGCGAAAGCCGCGCGCGAAGAAGGTTTCTCCGAAATCGCCGACTGGTTCGAAACGCTGGCGAAGGCCGAGCGTTCTCATGCCAATCGTTTCCAGAAGGCGCTCGACTCCATCTAA
- a CDS encoding exodeoxyribonuclease VII small subunit: MKPNPQKKDSQKPASSPDFEQSLTELEALVTKLEQGDVPLEDALKTFERGVALTRQCQTALRTAQQKVEVLLARNGEETLEPFADPDDEDEDGR, from the coding sequence GTGAAACCAAACCCGCAGAAGAAAGACTCCCAGAAGCCGGCTTCGTCGCCGGATTTCGAACAGTCGCTGACCGAACTCGAAGCGCTCGTGACGAAACTCGAGCAGGGCGACGTCCCGCTTGAAGACGCACTCAAGACTTTCGAACGTGGCGTCGCGCTGACGCGTCAATGTCAGACCGCGCTGCGCACCGCCCAGCAAAAAGTCGAAGTGCTGCTGGCGCGCAACGGTGAGGAAACGCTCGAGCCGTTTGCCGATCCGGACGACGAAGATGAAGACGGGCGCTGA